The segment CTGTTTCTTCTCTACTATTTTTCCAATACCTAAACTAATCACCAGCACTAACAAAGTACCAATAATTATTGCTCCAACCTCACCGAGTTTGCCCATCCCCTCGATAGAATAGTCAGCCATGGGTGCCTCATATTCAAGTGGCGTCCTCTCCCCGATTATTTCCTCAGCTTGTTCTTCACTGCCTCCCCCTAACAGTTGTATGAGGTTCTTATCAAGACCATCCGGATTGCTGGAAGCCAGAAATGGGGCAAGTATCGATATGATGATCGCGATAACTGCTCCGGCAATTATTATCTTATTATTGCTCATGCTGCCACCCCTGCCAATGATCTTTCTGATATTATATCAGGTCGGGTCTGCAATATAGCCCTGACAACAATGGCAGTTATCAATCCTTCACCAACTACTCCGATAACTGCATGATAAAGCCCCATAAACATCAATCCTTCTACTAATGGAAACGTGCCTGCAATATACATTTCTACTCCACAGACCAATGCTGCTATGAAGATTGATAACCATCCGGCAGCGAACGAAGCACTCAGCATTCCAATACTATTTTTCAAGGCAATATACGAATAGAATCCAACAAAACCTCCGATAACGCCCATGTTAACAATATTAGCTCCCATTGTCGTAATGCCCCCATCCCCGAACACAAAACCCTGTACTACCAATACCAGTGTGAGCAACAGGACAGCGGCGAAAGGGCTGCCCAGGATGATAGCGGCCAGCGCTGCCCCCACCATATGTCCGCTCGTACCCCAGGGTATGGGTATGTTCATTGCCTGAATGGCAAATATCCCTGCTGCCAGAGCTGCCAGCATGGGTACTTTCATTTCATCCATTTCTTTACCTGCCCAATCAAGGGACTTTATTATAAATGCCAGAGCAATCAGCCAGTAGATTACTGCCTGACCCAATGGTATCAATCCATCTCCAATATGCATAATATCAACCTCAGTAATATATAGTAATACTTTTATTAATAATGGTATTACTAAATCATACAATATATTTATTGTATAAGTAATTTTTGTTATAAATTCTGGTTGAATTGACAAATACGATTTCCGTCAAAAGAAACATTATATTATATTGCTAAATATATTTTTCAAATAGATTGTAGGATCTATATTGGTAATACTAAATATCACATAGATTCCCAGGAATGTTCCAATCATACTTCCCAGATTTGCCAGAGCAGCGACCAGAAGAATACGGAATAATCTATTATTATACATTTGACCAAAAGTCTCAGCTTCAATAATTTCCTTAAAGTCATCGCTGGACGGAGGTCGTTGCTTTGCTTCCATAAGCCCGGCAAACCAACCAGCTGCCATCATCGGGTTCAATGATGTGAGCCAGGCAACTAAAAATGCTGTCATAATTGATTTGGGATGTCCTCTTGCTAATGCAGCACCAGCTGCACTTAAAATCCCATTAATAATAAACCAAATTCCCAATGCGATAAGCAGCATGTTCAATGGCAGGGTACCATTAATGATTGCCAGAATTACTAATAAAAACATACAAATAGCCAGAGCAACGAAAGCCAACCCGATTATCTTGAATACACTGAATCTTTTTTGATTTACACTTACCAGTTCTTCAGGTGGGGGCAGGGTTTCCGGGTGTTCCAGGTATTTTGTAATGCCCTCTCTATGTCCGGCTCCTACTACTGCTACGATCCGGCTGGATTTACCTGCTTCCAGCAGGTTTCTGGCCATGTATGCATCCCTTTCATCCACGAACACTCGTGCTACAGATGGTGCAAAATGTCGCAACTCTTCCATCAATTGCGTGACCACATCC is part of the Methanosarcinales archaeon genome and harbors:
- a CDS encoding PDGLE domain-containing protein, with translation MSNNKIIIAGAVIAIIISILAPFLASSNPDGLDKNLIQLLGGGSEEQAEEIIGERTPLEYEAPMADYSIEGMGKLGEVGAIIIGTLLVLVISLGIGKIVEKKQGT
- the cbiM gene encoding cobalt transporter CbiM is translated as MHIGDGLIPLGQAVIYWLIALAFIIKSLDWAGKEMDEMKVPMLAALAAGIFAIQAMNIPIPWGTSGHMVGAALAAIILGSPFAAVLLLTLVLVVQGFVFGDGGITTMGANIVNMGVIGGFVGFYSYIALKNSIGMLSASFAAGWLSIFIAALVCGVEMYIAGTFPLVEGLMFMGLYHAVIGVVGEGLITAIVVRAILQTRPDIISERSLAGVAA
- a CDS encoding TraB/GumN family protein encodes the protein MNSEEIENNYTINYSFRVSNSEEIKRQISDNPAENIILVGTAHVSEKSVAEVEETIERERPDGVAVELCHARYQALTQEVETKKISAKDILGGNKPYYFLVHWLLAFVQKKIGKDLGVDPGAEMLEAINKAESIGARIVLIDRDIQITLQRFWQNMSLWEKLKMTWALVGASIGLKGEEIDIESVTDKDVVTQLMEELRHFAPSVARVFVDERDAYMARNLLEAGKSSRIVAVVGAGHREGITKYLEHPETLPPPEELVSVNQKRFSVFKIIGLAFVALAICMFLLVILAIINGTLPLNMLLIALGIWFIINGILSAAGAALARGHPKSIMTAFLVAWLTSLNPMMAAGWFAGLMEAKQRPPSSDDFKEIIEAETFGQMYNNRLFRILLVAALANLGSMIGTFLGIYVIFSITNIDPTIYLKNIFSNII